taaataaagaagtataacaaacaattttatgttCTAGTTACAAACTTAGTATTCATTTGCTCTTGCTGTAGGCTGCTATGCCTTATTAAATTATGCATGTGGAAAATGTGAAACGAAAtgatttttttaggttttagatATACATTTTGGAATAACaagaaaatcataaattactatatcaatactaTAGTATTCCTCTCTCATTTATCCaacttagtaactaagttgtattaGCATGAAAAATATTAGCTTTTAAGTTTCTAAAGTCTCACATTACTGTTTCTATTCtagtataaaaaagaaagaatttggTGACAAAATACTTCAACTTGGCTAAGAAAGCCACTATGGGGAcattatgagttttttttttattcacatgtcACATATAAAAGTAGATGTacataagaaaatatttccaaaaatgaaaatagGTGAACAGGgcctctgtctgaatgcagcaaTACCTCAGTGAATAAAAGAGACAGAAAGTTCTTATTTTAGATTTTAGTATATCAATAATTCAAATTCCTTattcataagaaactatagaTTATATGGACATCATAAACACCCAATATTCGCCAAtggctattatttttgttttttggtgaagaaaaattgtaattggCGAATATACCAGCaaaacactgtttgtttacaaaatgctagACTGGTTCACTACATCAACGTTTTTTTAATGCAAGTATGTGGTAAGCAGATAAAAAATCAATAACCTGTCTGCATTCATGCAAGATCATGGTCAGGATCGACAAACGTGTGAAAAATTGTTCAATCAACAGCGACCTAACGGCTTGACACGAATAAGtcatttatatgtggttgattAGCAGCGCTATAATTAAAGGATGACCACGAAGATTGTGATGGCTTTTACACATGTAATTACATTATCTAATGGTGCAAGTTTAGTTTGGAGATGTTTGAgtgatgatatattttattaagcagGGCTCTCACTAAAGAGACTTGGGAGAAGTGGTCTTCCAAAACAGATCAAACCTCACCCTTTGTAAGCTCAAAGAAAAGTCATCTTATACAGATTATATTATAGAAGAAAAGAATGCTATTGACTGTAAACTTttccataattttgtaaaattagagcAAAACTTCTCCCTGGTTTGCAAGTCTAGAGAGACCCCTGTTTAGCAGCatgtaataacagttacttttaatttagtgaCTCGTCTTCCCATgtcattattgtaatgatttgtgtgtgaaaaacattgcaatttgtaactgtgaaactgttgttttataataaatttgataaatgataaattcactgaaataaaatgtatgataagaaCTTAGTTGTCATTTATTCTTTGACTGTCTTATCGTATGTGACTGGCTGGAGGGTTGGATATGGATCAAACCTATCTGGCTAAAACACTGGCTAAAATTGGCTACAAAAAAATCATTTGGCTGATAGCCTGGCTACAGAAAAATTTAGTCCAGGGTAAGCCCTGCATACCTCAAGCAACTggaaaatgaaacatatattcatGCTATTCAGTACCACAACATACTTTTCAAGTCACTGGATGTATCACTTGTGGATTTTTATATGATTAGACTGTTTAGACAAAAACTGGGAAACCATTGTCTTTATACACTACATGAATTGTGTAAAGTGAGCAAAGTAGTAGTATACCCTAGAAATACAGACtttgataatacaaaatatactgcaGGGTTGTTGTCAAGATGGTTAGTATGTACTAACCTGATGAATCTTCACAATTGTTTTCATATAATGTACTCAATTTCTGTAATAACTGAATTCTTTTGTAAAGAATTATGTTTTGTTAATCACCAGCATAGGTTACTTAATATAAGTTTGGTAGATATTATGTTTAGATATCAgaagataatattaataactgGCTTTATTCAGAGAAAATTTTTATACagtaactttgaaataaatattttggccTGTTGTTTCCACTTGTAGTGAATTTGGATTGTTAGTCAGTTAGAAAACCAACTAGACAGAACAATAAACTAATTTTGGTGCTAATTTTTTGagagttcattttatttttacagaatatgACTTGTTAGGatgtgttattttctttataaagttaTGATAGAATGATAAACTAGttttgaaactgattttctcaaCATTAACTTCAAGCACTTCACATTTTAAAAGACAGGAAAGTTTTTTTCCAGCTCCTTTTAAGAATAAAATGATGATTTTCAGAAACATGTTAATGGCTGACTTGGAgaacaaaatattagttattgttgtttaactggataatttgtttttatagaatTAGTTTTGTTCTAATAACTTGTAAGGATAAGAGGTAAAAAATATCAAAGGAAATTGTGTTCTGTTCTAAGAATAaagattgaaaatatattttgttgaagaATGTATAGAAGTCTTCTTTCTTATCATAACTTTTTCTATTCTGGAAGACACTGAAGTTGCAAGAAGCTCAAGAGAAAGAGATAACCGAGAGAAATTTAGTGAAACAACGATTAAATTGGGAAGAAGAAAAACGCCAGTATCAGCGACACATAGACGATCTAGAGAAAGAAATTTGTGAAACACGCACAAAAACTAACAGTGAAATAGCTGGCATGAAAAGGGTGAATGATTTCAGTAATGCAGACAGATTCATACAGAACAAATTATAATCCACATATAATCTGCCTAAATTTTAATAGATCAGGTTGTTTATGTAAGAGAAGATTAAACTGTTATCTAAGTTTTATAAGAGCAGGAATTGTGTAGCTGTTCATGAGAATTTTAAGGTTCAACTTTCAGCTTAGCACTGCAATAACAGTGTTTATATAAGGCATTAGGATAAACAATTAACTTAGCAATATAGTAATAGAAACTCAGGAGAGTTGTTAGGTTAAACTGTCAGCTTTACACTATATTAACAGTGTGAAGTTCAGGATAGATTTCAAATTAAGTTGTTAGCTTCATACTATAGTAACAAAGTGCAGAATTCATAGAAGGTGCCAGATAAAAAAGCTTTGCATTAAAGTAAACAAAGTGTAGAGTTTGTGAGTGGTGCTAGGTTAAACAGCTTCACACTATAATTCTTCATGGTATATTacaagttaagtatgttttttctgatgaaataaatatatattgaaatatatttgtcagttattttaaaataaatctttataacaTTTCTGTAATTTAGTGTTACTTTTACAGAAACAGAAACAGTATGCAAGGCTTATTTCAAAACTTAGAAATAAACTCGAGATTGCTGAAGCCAAAGAAGAACAACTTCAATTTGAAAAAGGAGCTTTGAAGTGAGTAATTTGGAATTTAGTGTAAAGTCTAGAAGAGTTGTGAACAAACCACAGTTTTAGGATTTTTTCTCAGTCTTTTTGATGATGAAAGAATACTTCAGCAGCTCAAATCCTTATTTAGTCAATACTTTTGTTATGTTTATCATGTTCAAACAATgcacataaatgaaaaaaaattatgtttaaaaaaagcataattattagatataaattGATTTTGACCAAGAATTTTGTTAGCTAAATTATAATTGCCTTATTTGGCACCATTTTGAAAGCTAAAATTCAAATTCTAGGTTGCCAATAAGTCTTTATCAGTTTCTGCAGTGTTTATGATTTACACCCAGAAATTGTAGCCAGTGcaatcagaaaaatattttcacaaaaatatattaattgcaATTTATCAAATTGAAACTTactatgtatataaattaaaactttgtgaTTAACAAGTAAAAGAACTGAAACCCAATAACGAAAGgatgtttttattcaaattatatgCATCTTTTAACTCAAACTATTATTTAGTAAGCCTGTTCTAAATTGTGTCTGATCTGGTTGAGTATTCctattttacaagaaacaaaatcaaGGGATATCATATTGGTAACATCCCTACACCAAATctgtgaaatgttaaaaattaaaagagcAGCTGTTACACTAAGCCTTTATTTAGTGAAGAAGgacaaaattttagttttatgtgcATTCAGTGcatgatgaattaaaaaaaaaagttataatttctgatcaaagcaagctgCCTATCTAGGTCAGAACAAATGCCTTGATGTAAACAATAAATGTgcacaagtatatatatttatattaactaatacaGGCAAAGGTATTAATGAAACTAACTTGAAAAATCAAGCACAAGTAAAACTACGAACAAAATGCAcaaaaattgtttgcttttttacttattttctttacatattggtgtgtattttgtttccattaattaattaactatgtAATGTGAAGATAGAATATTTCACTTTGAATGAATTGAAGCATTGaggttataatttttttagaagatgcaaaaattgcaattttttaactgaaatgcttgctgttatatatttaaacatttttaatcagAGTTAATAAGTGTGTTAGTCTGTCATTAAGTGTGTAATTTACACATTATTAAATCAGAAATAATCACTTTTTTAATGTACTTACTGTGATTAATCATTCTCCAGGTATCTAATATTTGGagttttgtgaatttttgttattttatagcaCAAAATTACTTGTGGTATACTAATTTACCTACTACTAGTTGCAGTTTACTATATGTCACTTAAAAAATCTCTGActgtttatcacaaaataactgTTTTCTTATACTAAATTCTATAGAGAAACAGTCCCTTCAGAAGTGTACGTCAAACTCAAGAAGCAGTTTCATGATCTTAAGCTACGACATCAGAAGTTTCACCATCTTCTTCAGACAAATTTTGATGACTTATCTACAGTTGCACTGTCTACATCCAAAGTTCCTTCAGCAAAAACACTGCTCATTGCACCTGTTTCAACAATGACTGGAGATATAGAAAGTCAATTTAAAAGTAACTTCTCAGTAAGTTGAAATaattaaggaaaaaaaattaaggtaGTAATAGATGGGCTGCAAAACATACATTCATCCTTAAGTGAGTTTGCTACTCATTGTAAGATGCAATACTTTTAAACATGCTGTAAAATATGCaccatatttaaattaatttgttattattgaaTCTATCTGATAGGTGTGTTAGACATGCATACAGATAGACGTTTTTTAGCAATATTCTTGCACATGTTACAGaataaaagttttgaattaaacattattattattgaaactaTATTATTGGAATGTTTAACATGCtctaaactttatatttcttttaaattaaacaagtttCTTGTTCTCAATGCTAGGTAAGAGTAATGTTGCAAAGGTTTGAAATATATAGTGAGGTTAAGTTATACAATTTTGTTATGATTTAGCTAGTTGCCAGTAGTATTATATTCTTAAGTTTTAACCTTTTTTAGGTTGGATAAGTGTGTAATTATTAAAGTGAGCTAGTGGTAGTAGTGTTGGATATTCTTTAGTTTTTCTTCTCAGTCTTTAACATtgaattagtattattattagtagtagtagtatgaTCATCATCATCAAAGTACGACCCCCTGTAATCTCAGCGGTGGGAAACATCTGTAGGCAAGTGACGATCAGCAGCAGCCATTTTCCACACGTGGAACATCTCTGATAGTGGTGCAAAACCATAAATAAGCCTTTGCCTTTTAACCTCTTGGGATTATTGCAAAGTGCTtctatacacacaaccacaataTTAGATGCATTTCAAAGTAGAACCAAGAATAATAATTCCTATTAGTATTAGCAGAATTGGCATTGCACTTGTAAGAAAATACTATGGTGTTGACTagaaattgaaattaatataaaaaatgagaaATAGTTTCACCTTATTTTGGTTGTATCACTGTTTCATTTTGtgatacatataaaattatattaaaaaaaagatttactaCTAGGTTGTTTGAAAGaactttccattttgtaaaaaaatcactGGTAGGCCTGTGacacatttgtatttatttaagtgAACCAAAATAGGCAGTCTTAAAGTAAGTATAAAAACTGGTATTTATTGTTAGTATCAAATGAACTGTACTTAAATTAAGCTCTTATAAAATTGGCTGAAGATATGCTTTTAAttcttataatttaatattactacTGCCATGAAGTGAAACACTAAACtatacaaaaaaagagaaaacttattgctaaaaacaaatttcacattTGACTTGACTTCCTTCATCAAGTTTTATACAACAATCCACTTAGTTCATTTctaattaatagtttaaaattagacAAGGTAGGATggttttttcattaaatattctagttatttatcagcatttaatttttatataacattataaatgttGATAGCCCCTAAACCTCAAGATGATTTTTTCATATGCATGTACTGTTATTGCTATTAAAATCATCTATCaagtgatattaaaaatataataaacacctGGCATCAGTGATgtctagaaaaatatatatgtaaaaaaacggctcgtttgggttgagaaaatattttacgtataggagcgaacaacgatgactgaagaaggtcaaaacgttgttcgctcctctacgtaaaatattttctcaaccccgGCGAggcattttttacatatatatttttaaacacctgACATACTTATTACAGGTTGTGTACTTTTATACTAAATCAGGCTGATATTTGTTTTGTGCCTATTCTATGTTATAGCTTTCTTTTATGATTGACTggagttaattttaatattcttgaaAGAATTCCAAttaatttatccattattttaagaataaaaacttAACTTGGAATAATATTCTTAGTTTGTATAATTACATACTAAATTGTTGAGACTAGGCTGggattttagttatttatattggAATTTAGTGAAAAGGAAAACAAtacatgataataataaataaatactttataagtaaattgtatatatacaagattattaaaaattgttaatttaaaagggGGCAATGGGGatctttaaaaataacagaaacaagataggtagcttaaagttaattatttttttaatatacatttacttaTTTTGACTCTCCTAAATACTATATTTTAGGCACGAGTAAAATAGGGATTAATAGCTTGAAGAAACAATGTTAACACTATTATGCttgtctaatttttttttacaactgcaTTTTCACTTTTAGCTACCTATCTGTAAGTAGTGAAGTTCCatgtttttaaattgataatttttaataatattgtttccttagtttttatcattatggaaataaatctatataatagaAATACCACCatatttagtttagtgaaatACTTTGTGTATGATGCTCTCTCAGGAAAGAATGACAACCTTTGTATTGGTTTCACCCAAATTTGATTGCTATTGCTATTTATATTACTGCCAAAATGTTATTGATAGTggtagtacttagtatttatatactatttatattatagtgtttatgttttagATTGTCTCGTAAATTAGTATTGTTACTCTGCTGGTCTTACATAATATTAAGCTTTTGTAGACTTTGTAGGATAGGCAATGTCTAATTCTGTGACAGTGAGAgtaaatttgtaataaagttaattGTCTGAACACCATTTTGTGATTATGGTTTTCATTGCCTAAATAAGATAAGAGCATGTTACATTGGTTTCATGCTTAGTACTGACATTGAAGAATTGAGTTGGGAACTTGTGGTTTTATTGAGATATTCAAGATAATATTGAAACTTGGGAAAGCAGGCTTTACTTCAGAATGTCAGCAAAACGATACaagtttaacatgtattttagtTAGACTTACAGAACTTTTCATGGGTGTTTTTAGTACATTAACTTGTTCAGAAGAAGCCATAGCAAGAACTCTGTATAAAGTTTGTGCATTAAAATTGTTTCTGCAGGTTTAAACCTGGCACTCACCTTTTATGAATGAAGCTTATCTTCCACTTTGTCTATGACAAATGTCATAATGGTTCAACCAGAGCTCAAGTTGTTTACATTCACTGTACAAGTTTTGGAGTTTGCTTCATTTTAAgttgtgaagtatttttaaattctCTTATTTGTGAAATTCAAGTAAAAACTTGGATTTCATAATTCTAGTGATCtacatgttaagtatttttacttcttaacttggggtaatttttatttattagtttcatttcACTTAATCTAACTTATAGTGAAAAGTATAAACAACAGCAagagtatttttatgtttttattagcTTTTGTTGTACCTAAAACTTCTGTCTTAAGTGTTCAAGTGAACATAATCTCTTGTTTGTAGAATAttgcttatttgaattttaactCCCTCTAAACAGgctcagtcaaattgaccaactaTATGAccactttgtacttgtttaaagttgTTATAGTTTTGATGCTACTAACTTTTAATCTGatatgtatattcacaaaatttggcagaattaataaacaaaaaaaatttttttagcaAAATATCTTTAAGATTTCTCCATGAATGTATTGATTTTTTGTATCAGTATGAGCttagttattttcatgttaagattaaaaatactttcttcatTTCaagaatctcaaatttcatttgtgtaatttctaaaacttcctaaatacatttcagatatttgttttcagtaaaactttatattttatctattatttttccAACCCTAATTCTATACAAGGTTGATCAGTTTGACAGacctttaacttaaaaaaaaataaaataaatatttgtttgtccaaagtagctttaaacttgtaatagCATATTGAAGTTAAGTAATGAAACTAACTTCCTTCTGTactctaaatattttatcaatttgtatttggTACAAATATTATTACTTCTCACTTATGTAATTTTGTGAATCATTCAGACCAAACCATATTTCTGAAAAACTGAGTCACTATTTATCTATTCAAGTTTTCATTAGctcttatttttgtgttattattagtttttataaataaaaaagatatgtTCCTAGAAAAAGGAAAGTGTACACCAAATTGTCATTATATGAAAAACAGGATCTGTACGAACAACAAAAGATCATAACTCAGTTATTGTCACTTTGTGTAAAAATTATAACtccaattaaaatttataaaaaaaatgaaccaGTAACTGTTAGGTTTAATTAAGGAGCTCTGTTTGTTGTAAATAATCGAACAGTATTACCAGAAGAGGTTGATTTGAAGCAAAACTTCAGCACATCTGATctcattaaacaataaaaaactttttattttccatAAGAAATCATACTGTAGTTTGTAGGGTAAATCATAGGATGCTAGCTGTGCAAGACATTTGAGTCTTTTGCGTGTGACAAGATGCTATAATGTTTAGTGTATGATACAAAGCTGTTCTGTCATCAGGATGTGACAAGCCACTTTATAAAGCATTATTGGGTCCTGTCGTTTCTCTTTGTGATGTAGGACATCAGTACATGCAGCTCAAGTCTTTCAAAGATAATGCAAAACCTTGATACATACAGCATGTTACAAGACACTGTAAGTAATTATAAAAGCAGGTTTTTAAAAGATTgtcattaaaataacatatatgaaTTAGGATGAAATCATGTCTAAGATTTTTGAGCTATTCATTTTATGGATAGACTTTCAGTATCTCTCATTAAGTAATGTTAACAGTTTTCTGGGCTTTAAAACATTCTCTATTCATAGATTGGAAAACAAACCTTTGAATTAAGTATGTTGAAAGAACACCTGGATGAGCCtgaccaacaacaaaaacatatggaGGAGTTAATTACTTTAACCCCTGACATCCAAAGTCAAAAAGGAAATGCAGCCACATTATCAGGAGATGTTGACATTAGTGAATCAGACCCAGGAGACTTATGACaaataccttttgttttaaagaatTGCAGTAATAGATATATGATGTGTTGTGTAACAGTTAAGTGGATAGTGTTTCAGAAAACTTCAGAACAAAACTTGTGGTTTCATACAATATGCTGATTGTTAgctaagaaagaaatatattaaggAGCATGATctaaaagtttgtatgataaatatttatgtagatttgttttttaatccCCCATTTTAAGTACAAGCATATACTTGGCAATGACCAGATCATACACATTACTGTGTGACCAAGCATTCAAATGTTATTATCATATCAGTAAATCTTCGTATTTGATTTTGCAGAGACTAATGTTGTATATTTGTAACACTGCCATTTCCGCAATGAACATTAGAGTTAAGCAAAGAGTTGTAGTTTGTGCTTTATGTTGTAATTATATGAAAAAGAGTTTTTCATACTTCTTGTGTaaggaaaaatattaaactatcatTAATATCAATAAGCAGATTTTGCTGGCCTGAGTGTCCTGTATTTCATATATGTGAACCCTTTTTGTAAAATGATCGTATATACAATAAGAGTTGAGGAGTAAGTTTCTAAGtcattgtatttgttttcaacaccTTTGAGACCAaaagtaacaaatttaataacaCCAGAACAGTAAAAATAAGTAGATTTTGTCTCTGTCACTTAAATGGTGCTTGATAACAATAAATTTGAGCATCTATAGTACATTTAAAATTTGTTACTACGCAGTATTTAGTAATAGTATCAAAGAAACTAAATTACAATCATAGGCTCCAgagtggtatgtctgtgaacttgtATTGCTGAaaaatgggttttgatacctgtaatgggcagagtgcagatagtccagtgtgttGCATTGCACTTAATTTCAATCTGAATAATCAGTCAACAACAATCACCATTGTTAAAAATAGTGCCAGGTTGAACTATGTAATGTTTCTCTCATTAAGGAATGACaactatgtattattatagtaattagCATGAAAACTACAAAGTCAACAAGAAATTATGAATTTTGTAGTAAGCTTTGAATTTGTATTTGTCTGACttcaagtgaaataaaaacagaaagaaTGTTTTGTTGATCCAAGTTTCTACCTGTAACACCATGTGGATTTTAGAACTAGTGCTAATAGAAGGCCCTTGTACTATGAAGAATTTATAGTGTAGGAAGATGATTTCACTAAAAGTCTAGCAAACCTGATCTGTACTGGATTATGCATAGTGAGTTAAAagataatttgtaacagtagtaatgttcatttatattattttttaatacaaaaactatATTATGTTCCCTAGATCCCTAAACAatctttaactgtttttttattttttttacatatatatacaattattgcTTATGTTGAGATAAGTTATCAACGTTTGCTTAACTCATCTCCATACATGGGTTTGAAGTAGTGGCTTCTTGTGATCCTATCTCTGTTAAAATCTAAAGCTTGATAAGAGATACTGTAATTTCTTTACTATATTTTTCAAGtaacttttgtgtttttgaatcaGAGAAAGGGCTTGGAGAAAGTTGTACCATTAAAATTACAAAGGAAACTAATAATAAGTCTCATGGTTATGATATTCAGGTGGGCTGCAGTTTTCTTTGTGCACCTTCAATCTAACATGACACTGCCATTTCTGAGATAACTTAGGATGTAGAAGTTTCAATAACAAATTtcttttactgtaacattattcCATATTACAATACAATATGATCtccatttattataaaacttatctAATTTCAGAACAATGTGTTGAAATTTAAGTTCCTACTTATTGTAGAGTTTACTGGAATTTACTGACTGATTAATCAACAAAAGCACTCAACTAATAATTATTCCCACATAAGATTTGTATGGTTGGAATaattaaacacagtaataattgtAAATACTGAGTTTGATTATTCGGTTAATTTTGTGAATTATGATATTAATTGATTAAGCTAATGAAATGTGAATTAGTCAagtaataatgatgtaaaatcataatgataaatatttcaattacttcaATAGTTCAAATAATtggaaaactaataataaagaatactaatttttattatttgtagtaaagATCAAAACTTGGTAACATATTCCAAAGGGCTAAAGATAAAGGGAAAGTTTATTAGAGTCGGTGTAGTTTGGACCAGCAAAGTGCAGAAAGCCTCAGGGTCCACCATTATAGAGCCAAGTAGAACCAGAGACCTATAGTCCAACTTAGAATGTATGAGGGCACAATAGATCTTTAaaatagaacattgatctgttcCTCAAAAGGTGTAACAATGGGCACAGGGAAAATTTAGTGTTTTTATACAATTGTCACAAAGCTGCTAAATGTGAACAATGAATGTAAGCTTTAACAGCAAAGCCcaaagaactttgcctcaggaaccACAGGAAGAATAACAACACTGAgatggagttcaggatcaagaTGTAAACCCTGTTGGTTGCAAGAAAGAATGCAAACTGTTttagaaaaaaagtaaaacaatttgctGTGGTCTACTTAAACAAGTGAATGAGGATGGGATTAAAT
This sequence is a window from Tachypleus tridentatus isolate NWPU-2018 chromosome 5, ASM421037v1, whole genome shotgun sequence. Protein-coding genes within it:
- the LOC143250579 gene encoding uncharacterized protein LOC143250579 isoform X2; translation: MKRKQYARLISKLRNKLEIAEAKEEQLQFEKGALKETVPSEVYVKLKKQFHDLKLRHQKFHHLLQTNFDDLSTVALSTSKVPSAKTLLIAPVSTMTGDIESQFKSNFSIGKQTFELSMLKEHLDEPDQQQKHMEELITLTPDIQSQKGNAATLSGDVDISESDPGDL
- the LOC143250579 gene encoding uncharacterized protein LOC143250579 isoform X1; this encodes MKRKQKQYARLISKLRNKLEIAEAKEEQLQFEKGALKETVPSEVYVKLKKQFHDLKLRHQKFHHLLQTNFDDLSTVALSTSKVPSAKTLLIAPVSTMTGDIESQFKSNFSIGKQTFELSMLKEHLDEPDQQQKHMEELITLTPDIQSQKGNAATLSGDVDISESDPGDL